Part of the Aciduliprofundum boonei T469 genome is shown below.
TTATAGAATCTATGCTCATTTCTTCTCCCTCGTAAAATGCGTACTCTGTATCGCACCATTCGCATCTCAAATTACATCCTGTGAGGCGAACAAAGAACATGGGCACTCCTATGTATATGCCCTCTCCTTGTATTGATGTAAACATCTCATTAACTTTCATCTCTATGCAATATTATCAATTGCTTAAAGTTTTTTCCATATCCATTAAATATTCAAATTTCATTAAAGGTATGTGAAGTATGTAACATTCGTGTCCAAGGATATTTGGCCCGCCATTAACTCATTCTGGGCTTATATAAAATTGAAGAGAAATTATCCTAAAAACATAGTAATTCTATGCTCCTACCTCAAAGCAGGCGAGCTTCTTGATAAGAAAATAAGAATAATTTATGAAATTCTCAATAAAGAAGTATCAATAAAAACTCTAAAAATCGATGAAAATGTAGAAGGTGTGAAAAATGTAATTAGGGATATGGTGGAAAACGGAGATGTAATAGACATAACTGGAGCTAGGAAGAGCATGATTTTAGCCTTAATGCACCTGAGCAATGTGAAGATAGTGTACTTGCATTTGAGAGATATGAGATTCTCAGAGCGTGCATTTTTGATGCGCCCCTTAGCCCTTCAAGATCTAATGGAGGTGCAGATATGATAATCAGCAAAGATGAGCTCTTTGTACTTCTTAACGAGTATTATTTGGACGGCCACGCTGAGATAACTGTAAGTTATCCATTCTATAATCTCCGTCTCTTCACCCTGAACCTTGAAAATTTCAAAATAGAGAATATAATAGAAGAAAGGGAATTCTATCCATTTAAGAAAAAATTTACTGGATTCCTAAGAAGAGATATGCCAGATTATAGGGATTTAATCGATTCTTTTGTATCCTCCGGTATTGTTGATTTTGAGAATCAAGAAGAGATAGATGAGAATTTTGAGCTATTGAAAAAGGCAATTGCTGATAAAACCATTTATATAAAACCTATATTTTTAGGAATTGATACAAATATAGCATACTATCGCATAGTTTCAAGAAGATTGAAAGATGAGTTCAAGTATGTGGTAAGCCAAATTGTGGTAGATGAGATAGATGCCAGAATTCATACAAAATATTCATGGAAAATACTTCGTGCTCTTGATAATCTTCCATATCACGAACTTGTAAGTGAGTTTGCAAATGGGAGTTCTAAAGAGGCAAGAAAAGCAAAAAATGCCATGAACGAGGTAAACTTTCTATTTGATGAACTAGATGCTTTTAGAGCGGGAGAGAGTACAGAAACAAGAGATAAGGAGATAAGAGATAGGGAGATAGCGTTACAGTACAGCAATTTTGCCAAAGAGGTAGATGCAGAGATAGTAATTTTAACAGCTGATAAAGATATGAGTTTTCACGCACAGGCACATGGTATCAGTTCCGTATATTTCAAATTGCCACATAAGATTTATCCTATGAAAATAGATCCTATGCGCATTCCATATCTACTTTATGATTTAACAGTTAACTTTGGAACTATTAAAATAAACGATACAATAATCTTATCTGAATGGCGTGGAAAGGATGTGGAAAATTATCTAAATGAGGACTTAAAGATTTACAATATGAATGACAAATTGGCGAAGGATATAAAAATATGCAGGAGGCTCAAAGATGAATTATAGAGAGATAAGAGCCAGATTAATTGCCTCTTACGGAGATTTCGTATTCTTTCCATCTGATCCAGAGGTGTTCAAGATAATAAGCACAAAGGCATTCACACATCTTGTTTTGAGGGAAGATATAACAGTATACGCTCAGAAGGCAATGGAAGAGGAGTTAGAAAATGAACTTCAGGAGAATTATGAAGTTATATACGAAACTCCAAAGCTGGAAGGAGAGTACTTCGTTAGTCCTTACACAAATATAGTAAACATAGATTTCAAATTCAAAAATGGGCTGGAAATTTTGAAGAAAGCATTGAGAAAACCCTTTGATGAGGAAATTGAAATAATTGAAGATTTAAGTGATAAAATAAACAAAGCTCTTGCAGAGTTCTGGAACGAGATAAGTATCGGTATGAAGGAGAGCGAAGCTAGAGCAATTTTAGATTGCAAGCTTATTAAAGAGGGAATTGAAGGATTTACTTATCCTACCATAATTGTGAGTGGAGATAGAAGCAAGTATTTACTTCCCAAGAGTTCTGAGAATAAAATTGAGAAAGGGAAGATAATTTATGTTGATTCCTCGCCCCAAATAAACGGATACCATTTAAACTTCTCAAGAGTAATATTTACAGAGGAAAGAATAGAGTGGGTAGAGGTTCTGGAGAAAATAAATAAAATGTACTCGGGTTTATCCTCCATGATTATCCCTGGAGCCAATTGCAATTTTTTAGATGAGCAAATAAGAAAAATTGGAAATTTTCCCCATTACAGCATCATACCCTCGGGAGGGTTCTACATGCCCTATGCACCCGGCGACTGTGTAATTGAAGAAAACATGGTTATGACAATAGTACCATCAATATACTTGGATGACGGTGTTATAAGGGTAAAGAGAAATGTTGTTGTGAAAAAAGAGAAACCTATATTTTTGGTTTAGGCTTCTTTATTATCTTCTTTTTCCAATCCCCTTTGAAATAGAATATTCCTCCAATACCCGCAGAAACCATATTTGATATGGCCATGGCAAACCACACTCCAATTGCGTCCATCCCCATTATTAATGCAAAGTATATTGCAAGGGGAATGCGAAGTAGCCAAAGCCTTGCTGTACTGAGGATCATGCCTTGGAATGTATGCCCAGAGCCCGTTAATAGAGAGCTCTCCACTCTAAACAATCCAAAATAAGGTATACCAATAAGCACGATCGATAAAAATGTTTTAGCTCCTTGGATAACTTCAGGGTTATTGGGAATGAAGAATCTCACAATGGGATCTCGGAAAATATAGATTAATCCAGAAGCGGCAAGTAGCATATAGAACATGAGAAACATACCTTTCTGAGCAATTTCAACGCTTCTCTTTATATCATCTGCCCCTAAAGCTTGGCCCAACATTATTGTAAGAGATGCAGCCAGACCGTTAACGATTACAAACATCATATTTACGATTCTATTACCCACACCGTAAGAAGCTATAGCTAGTACCTGATCAGGAAGTTGGGCAAGAATGCTTTGGATGATCACAAATCCAAATGCCATAGCACTCATACTAGCACTTGAAGGCAAACCGACCCTAAGGATGAACTTGACGCTCTCCCACCTGGGCTTGAAATCTTTCCACTTTGGTTTCAATCTCAATTTTCCCCTT
Proteins encoded:
- a CDS encoding MATE family efflux transporter; translation: MFLLGWPMMVSSLLQTLYNLTDMFWLGRLPTEEARIAVAAINFTWPVIFFFISFAGGLGRGGIPIISQYIGAGDKEKANHYTGQIFSVVLIISSIMATFGFIFAYPIFELIGAKGELLETAATYGSIIFLGLPFMFVVMGGGSVISAEGDTVTPLIISSVSVLINMILDPILIFGLFGFPKMGVFGAATATVIARVIAAIWLLYLLLRGKLRLKPKWKDFKPRWESVKFILRVGLPSSASMSAMAFGFVIIQSILAQLPDQVLAIASYGVGNRIVNMMFVIVNGLAASLTIMLGQALGADDIKRSVEIAQKGMFLMFYMLLAASGLIYIFRDPIVRFFIPNNPEVIQGAKTFLSIVLIGIPYFGLFRVESSLLTGSGHTFQGMILSTARLWLLRIPLAIYFALIMGMDAIGVWFAMAISNMVSAGIGGIFYFKGDWKKKIIKKPKPKI
- a CDS encoding Xaa-Pro peptidase family protein translates to MNYREIRARLIASYGDFVFFPSDPEVFKIISTKAFTHLVLREDITVYAQKAMEEELENELQENYEVIYETPKLEGEYFVSPYTNIVNIDFKFKNGLEILKKALRKPFDEEIEIIEDLSDKINKALAEFWNEISIGMKESEARAILDCKLIKEGIEGFTYPTIIVSGDRSKYLLPKSSENKIEKGKIIYVDSSPQINGYHLNFSRVIFTEERIEWVEVLEKINKMYSGLSSMIIPGANCNFLDEQIRKIGNFPHYSIIPSGGFYMPYAPGDCVIEENMVMTIVPSIYLDDGVIRVKRNVVVKKEKPIFLV
- a CDS encoding PIN domain-containing protein → MIISKDELFVLLNEYYLDGHAEITVSYPFYNLRLFTLNLENFKIENIIEEREFYPFKKKFTGFLRRDMPDYRDLIDSFVSSGIVDFENQEEIDENFELLKKAIADKTIYIKPIFLGIDTNIAYYRIVSRRLKDEFKYVVSQIVVDEIDARIHTKYSWKILRALDNLPYHELVSEFANGSSKEARKAKNAMNEVNFLFDELDAFRAGESTETRDKEIRDREIALQYSNFAKEVDAEIVILTADKDMSFHAQAHGISSVYFKLPHKIYPMKIDPMRIPYLLYDLTVNFGTIKINDTIILSEWRGKDVENYLNEDLKIYNMNDKLAKDIKICRRLKDEL